From Ananas comosus cultivar F153 linkage group 8, ASM154086v1, whole genome shotgun sequence, one genomic window encodes:
- the LOC109714565 gene encoding probable protein phosphatase 2C 47 has translation MADRAELPPPPLLMLDLDRRNNGGEEIHGSPLMAMGKDPDTPDGANARIGKPPRSVIRHCVSTARITSSTDLDLDIGKLSFTSPTEVRPGFLPVFRSGSCSEIGPKPYMEDEHIRIDNLVEHLGAPADFPSPGAFYGVFDGHGGTDAASYVRKNILKFIIEDPYFPNCMEKAIKSAFVRTDHAFADSRSLDRSSGTTALTAVIFGRTLFIANAGDCRAVLGKRGRAIELSKDHKPNCKSERLRIEKLGGMVYDGYLNGQLSVARAIGDWHMKGSKGSLCPLSAEPDLQETTLTEEDEFLIMGCDGLWDVMSSQCAVTMVRKDLMLHNNPERCSKELVREALNRNSCDNLTVVVICFSPDPPPRIEIPKTRVRRSISLEGLHLLKGALDSNV, from the exons ATGGCGGATCGAGCGGAATTGCCACCACCGCCTCTCCTAATGCTAGACCTAGATCGCAGGAACAATGGGGGCGAGGAGATCCACGGATCTCCTCTCATGGCGATGGGGAAGGATCCCGACACCCCCGACGGCGCCAACGCGAGGATTGGGAAACCCCCGCGCTCCGTGATCCGCCACTGCGTCAGCACCGCACGCATCACCAGCTCCACAGATTTG GATTTGGATATCGGGAAGCTCAGCTTCACGTCTCCGACAGAAGTGCGGCCCGGATTCTTGCCGGTGTTTCGCTCCGGGAGCTGCTCGGAGATCGGGCCGAAGCCCTACATGGAAGACGAGCACATTCGTATTGATAATTTGGTAGAGCATCTCGGAGCCCCCGCGGATTTTCCTTCTCCGGGGGCCTTCTATGGG GTATTTGACGGGCACGGGGGCACAGATGCTGCGTCATACGTTCGAAAGAACATTCTCAAATTTATAATCGAGGATCCTTATTTCCCAAATTGCATGGAGAAGGCCATAAAGAGTGCGTTTGTGCGAACTGATCACGCGTTTGCTGATTCCCGTTCACTTGATCGCTCTTCTGGGACCACAGCTCTGACGGCCGTTATTTTCGGAAG GACATTGTTCATCGCCAATGCAGGTGACTGCCGAGCAGTCTTGGGAAAGCGTGGCCGAGCCATTGAACTTTCGAAAGATCATAAACCCAACTGCAAGAGTGAAAGGCTAAGAATCGAGAAGCTCGGCGGCATGGTCTATGATGGCTATCTAAATGGTCAGCTATCTGTAGCTCGGGCAATCGGCGATTGGCACATGAAAGGCTCCAAAGGTTCGCTCTGCCCCTTAAGTGCCGAACCTGACTTGCAGGAAACCACACTCACTGAGGAAGACGAATTCCTTATAATGGGTTGTGATGGCCTCTGGGATGTGATGAGTAGTCAATGTGCTGTGACAATGGTCAGGAAAGATCTCATGCTCCACAACAACCCTGAAAGGTGCTCGAAAGAGCTGGTTCGAGAAGCACTTAATCGGAACTCTTGTGATAATCTCACTGTGGTAGTCATCTGCTTCTCGCCGGATCCGCCCCCTCGAATTGAAATCCCTAAAACCCGGGTGCGAAGAAGCATTTCGTTGGAGGGACTGCATCTCCTCAAGGGAGCTCTGGATAGTAATGTCTGA